The genomic region GTTATTTCTGTGTTCAGAAGCAACTAAGAACATGAGCAAAGATTATGTTGAGAGTTCGAGGTTGACAAAGACATTCTGTGGTAAGTTGTACTGTAGACTGCTATACAGTTACATTCTTACATTGTATTGCTGCATCACAATTGAGAATCGAGTCGTCCAGTAATATTTGAACTCGTCTTGTCAGCActcagttgtgtgtgtgtctgtctgtctgttaatgcATTTTTACACAACAAAGTTAAGacatcaatgctaatacatgtgTTAAATTGTAAAAGATTTATGTGcactgtctgtcggtctgttatCTGTAATTTTCCTGCCTGTAAGTATATAAATCAACTATAGCACCATAGCATGCAGTAACGGTCATGGATTTAGTGTATGGGCAACCATGCAGAGTAAGGACCGGCAACTAATAACTTCACTTATCGTTGCCTGGGGGGGGGATTGGAGATGAGACATTTTGTCGTACACTGCAAACTGAAGTAGCAACTAAGtgaaaatacaaaaaatacgCAGCATGGAATCTGGAAGAAGCTGTATAGCCTTATGTATAGTTCTCATTCATTCTCACTTTATGGTGGACGGTGGTCATAGTCATACTGAACAGTACTTTATGCTatctctgtttgtcattttgtggCAATGAACAGCATTTAGTTAACATGAATAAAACTATGAAGTGCTGATACCGGCTAGTTCTGCTCTTGGAAATAGCCTAATGAAAGGTGCCTAATCTGGACAATTTCTTAAGTTTTCTATTCTATTGAGATGCACAATTTAACACCAGGTTGGTGATTATTAAAGGTGAAGTCTAGGATGAAGTATAGTGACTGGAgtggtatttaattaacagaaatgATTGATCTATTTATTtggtttgctgttttgtgagCTGTCTCCACCAGAGTCAGCAAGACATTATCTTGCAAGCCTTTCTTCAATCTGATTCTAAAACTTTGACATAGCACCATGTACATCTAGACTCTTGTTTTTGATATCGGTGTATGTTATATGTAAGCTGGTTTGTTGGTGTACATGTCGGTTATGTGTAAGTTGGTTTTAttagtgtacatgtagctgtAGCCTGTGTTAGTGACAGATAAAAGTAATGAATGACACATACAATTCACTGACACAAGTTAGCAACCAGTTTGAGTGAAACCGTTGCAAGTGCTCATGTGTTAGTGTGAACCGTAGGTATTAATAATAGCAGCTCACAATCAGTCTGTGGCTATGTTTTACTTGTATCATTGTTAACATGCCATTTTTGTAGACTGTTTCTGCAAAGACTTGAAGCCATTTCTAAGTGGAATAGAGGAGACTCTGAAGAGAATAGAGTCGAAAGTCGATGCCATTTCATGTCCAACTGAATCGGACGAGGACATGTATAGAGTAAAGGTATTGCAGTTTGTATTTAGCAAAGAGTGCCGTCTGACTTGATGTATTTTCTTGTAACATACAGAGCTATCGACCTATTAAGAAGGAGGCAAAACTTGAAGTTTCTTCTCCGGTTGCCATACATTTCAGTCCAGTTTGTTATGTTATTGTGTAAGAACTTTTGCATGTTCTTGTGACAGGTTATCTACAATGGCATTGACTTGACGGGTATCTATGCAAGCAAGACTTCACCACAAAAGTACGCTAGGAAAGTTGTAGGCCAACTTTTCTCAAAGAAAGAATTAAGTCATAGCATATTCAGGAAAGTTGGCCCAACTTCACGGAAAGAGCTTTCTCCGACTCGGTGTAATATTGTTACAAGTAAGGCAACAATGCACAGTGTAGTAGTTTCATGCTATAGTTGGTCATTTCTGTTATAGTACATGCATAGCTATAGCTGCACTATCCTGTCAGGTACCTGCTTATCTACTTGGCACCCTGAGTTTGTGGTCACTTTTGCTATGCCCGATTCGTGGGTAGGTCTATGGTGAATGAAGATTTTCATCCATTATTGGTTACAGTGATTACGCATAACCCCCTGTTACGGCTTTTCCACAAAACCTGAAATTTTCATAAAAGTTAATGTTAGTGAAGGAATGAAGTAACATTGAATTGGTATATGTGCTGGTatgtaaaataattaattaaaggagcattTCATTTTCTATAATGCATATACTTATGTCTGCATTTTTCTAGACTGCCTTGAGAAGCTTTACTTCAAGGAGATGCTGGAGAGGAACGAGATGGTCATACGAGAAAGCCTCAGTCAGAAGTGTAGGGAGGCAACAGTAGCCGTCAAGTTGAAATCTGAGTCAGACGGACTAGCAGGAACAGGACACAGTCTATACAGTTCAGGGGAGGATGATTAGAAGTAGAGACTAGAGAATTGCTATACTTAGAACATTGTTGTGTTGGAGAGTTTGATGAAGAATAGAaggtctatatatatatatatatatatatatatatatatatatatatatatatatatatatatacatgtcaGTACTTTGGCGCATGCGCCAGCGGTTTGCAACATTTTCGTGGGTGTCCTTGCTCGTTCTTGACGAGTATTTAGTAAGTACTTGCTGTGACTTGTCAAGTCCTTGGTTGATCTCGGTAAGGACTTGCTGCTACTTGTAAAGTCCTTGCTTGATTTCGGTAAGAACTTACCAAGACTTGGTAAGTCTTGTCTAGATCTGGGGCAGGTCCTTGTAAGGACTTGCCTAGGCCAAGTCCTTGCCCAAGAACTTCAACCCGGGATATATAGTTATCACTTTCAGTAATGTCGACTTTTCGTTCTCTTAGTTGTCAATCGTGCATAAGCCCCAATCTTTGTTTCCATTAAAATACTATTTATGTACATGTTGTTTGGTGTCCTAGATATGCAAACACCTGCTGGACTTTATTTTAGTGGTCCTATTGACAGACTGTTGGTGCAGGTGTGATTGCTTCTGCTACATAACACCTTTGTACTTACTTCATGTTGTCTTACTATCTTTTGTACTTACTTCATGTTGTCTGTAGTCATTAACAATTTATTTACATTGTTAATTGTCATGTAACTAAGTACAGTTTTCATGCAACTAAGCATTTTACACTGAGTTTTATACTCTTTAATAAGAAACAGAATAAAGGTATGTGcagtatttatgtatgtatgtatgtatgtattcataTGTACGTACAATGTATATGCAGACAATGTCACTTTTGTCTTTGCACATCTTAATTTCTGTGTTTTATTAAACTTAAAGCTCACCGATGTTTGTACTAGCTAGGTTGTTATTGCTGACCTGAACGATATCCAATCTAGGTATTGCAAGATAAATCCAACAACTGAGTGCAAAATTTTTGAGAGGTGTCCACATGGTTGTCTGTTcattcaatgtgtgtgtgtgtgtgtgtgtgtgtgtgtgtgtgtgtgtgtgtgtgtgtgtgtgtgtgtgtgtgtgtgtgtgtgtgtgtgtgtgtgtgtgtgtgtgtgtgtgtgtgtgtgtgtgtgtgtgtgtgtgtgtgtgtgtgtgtgtgtgtgtgtgtgtgtgtgtgtgtgtgtgtgtgtgtgtgtgtgtgtgtgtgtgtgtgtgtgtgtgtgtgtgtgtgtgtgtgtgtgtgtgtgtgtgtgtgtgtgtgtgtgtgtgtgtgtgtgtgtgtgtgtgtgtgtgtgtgtgtgtgtgtgtgtgtgtgtgtgtgtgtgtgtgtgtgtgtgtgtgtgtgtgtgtgtgtgtgtgtgtgtgtgtgtgtgtgtgtgtgtgtgtgtgtgtgtgtgtgtgtgtgtgtgtgtgtgtgtgtgtgtgtgtgtgtgtgtgtgtgtgtgtgtgtgtgtgtgtgtgtgtgtgtgtgtgtgtgtgtgtgtgtgtgtgtgtgtgtgtgtgtgtgtgtgtgtgtgtgtgtgtgtgtgtgtgtgtgtgtgtgtgtgtgtgtgtgtgtgtgtgtgtgtgtgtgtgtgtgtgtgtgtgtgtgtgtgtgtgtgtgtgtgtgtgtgtgtgtgtgtgtgtgtgtgtgtgtgtgtgtgtgtgtgtgtgtgtgtgtgtgtgtgtgtgtgtgtgtgtgtgtgtgtgtgtgtgtgtgtgtgtgtgtgtgtgtgtgtgtgtgtgtgtgtgtgtgtgtgtgtgtgtgtgtgtgtgtgtgtgtgtgtgtgtgtgtgtgtgtgtgtgtgtgtgtgtgtgtgtgtgtgtgtgtgtgtgtgtgtgtgtgtgtgtgtgtgtgtgtgtgtgtgtgtgtgtgtgtgtgtgtgcgcgcgcgcgcatagtcacagtacatatgtatgttgaTAGTTTTTTTGTCACTGATGTTGGGTTTGTGATTGTTTTTCCTC from Corticium candelabrum chromosome 10, ooCorCand1.1, whole genome shotgun sequence harbors:
- the LOC134185951 gene encoding uncharacterized protein LOC134185951, which produces MSKDYVESSRLTKTFCDCFCKDLKPFLSGIEETLKRIESKVDAISCPTESDEDMYRVKSYRPIKKEAKLEVSSPVIYNGIDLTGIYASKTSPQKYARKVVGQLFSKKELSHSIFRKVGPTSRKELSPTRCNIVTNCLEKLYFKEMLERNEMVIRESLSQKCREATVAVKLKSESDGLAGTGHSLYSSGEDD